One window of Klebsiella quasivariicola genomic DNA carries:
- the eutB gene encoding ethanolamine ammonia-lyase subunit alpha, with protein MKLKTTLFGNVYQFKDVKEVLAKANELRSGDVLAGVAAESSQQRVAAKQVLSEMTVADIRNNPVIPYEEDCVTRLIQDDVNETAYNRIKNWTISDLREYVLSDETSVDDIAFTRKGLTSEVVAAVAKICSNADLIYGGKKMPVIKKANTTIGLPGTFSCRLQPNDTRDDVQSIAAQIYEGLSFGAGDAVIGVNPVTDDVENLSRVLDTVYGVIDKFAIPTQGCVLAHVTTQIEAIRRGAPGGLIFQSICGSEKGLKEFGVELAMLDEARAVGAEFNRIAGENCLYFETGQGSALSAGANFGADQVTMEARNYGLARHYDPFLVNTVVGFIGPEYLYNDRQIIRAGLEDHFMGKLSGISMGCDCCYTNHADADQNLNENLMILLATAGCNYIMGMPLGDDIMLNYQTTAFHDTATVRQLLGLRPSPEFERWLETMGIMANGRLTKRAGDPSLFF; from the coding sequence ATGAAACTAAAGACCACATTGTTCGGCAATGTTTATCAGTTTAAGGATGTAAAAGAGGTACTGGCGAAAGCCAACGAACTACGTTCGGGGGATGTGCTGGCGGGCGTGGCAGCGGAGAGTTCGCAGCAGCGCGTGGCGGCCAAGCAGGTGTTGTCGGAGATGACGGTGGCGGATATCCGCAATAACCCGGTGATCCCGTACGAGGAGGACTGCGTGACGCGCCTGATTCAGGACGATGTCAACGAAACCGCCTATAACCGCATCAAAAACTGGACCATCAGCGACCTGCGTGAATACGTGCTGAGCGATGAAACCTCCGTGGACGACATCGCCTTCACGCGCAAGGGGTTAACCTCAGAAGTGGTGGCGGCAGTGGCCAAGATCTGCTCCAACGCCGATCTGATCTACGGCGGCAAAAAAATGCCGGTGATCAAAAAAGCCAATACCACCATCGGTCTGCCGGGAACCTTCAGCTGCCGCCTGCAGCCGAACGACACCCGTGACGATGTGCAGAGTATTGCTGCGCAAATCTATGAAGGGCTTTCTTTTGGCGCGGGCGACGCGGTGATCGGCGTTAACCCGGTCACTGACGACGTGGAGAACCTGAGCCGGGTGCTGGATACGGTGTACGGGGTTATCGACAAGTTTGCCATTCCTACCCAGGGCTGCGTGCTGGCGCACGTCACCACCCAGATTGAAGCCATCCGCCGCGGCGCGCCGGGCGGGCTGATTTTCCAGAGCATCTGCGGCAGCGAAAAAGGGCTCAAAGAGTTCGGCGTCGAGCTGGCAATGCTTGATGAAGCGCGGGCGGTGGGGGCGGAGTTTAACCGTATCGCCGGGGAGAACTGCCTCTATTTTGAAACCGGGCAGGGCTCGGCGCTCTCCGCGGGCGCTAACTTCGGCGCCGATCAGGTGACGATGGAAGCGCGTAACTATGGCCTGGCGCGGCACTACGATCCGTTCCTGGTGAATACCGTGGTGGGCTTTATCGGGCCGGAGTACCTCTATAACGACCGGCAAATTATTCGCGCCGGGCTGGAAGACCACTTTATGGGCAAGCTGAGCGGCATCTCGATGGGCTGCGACTGCTGCTACACCAACCATGCCGATGCCGACCAGAACCTCAACGAAAACCTGATGATCCTGCTGGCGACCGCTGGCTGCAACTACATCATGGGGATGCCGCTCGGCGACGACATCATGCTCAACTACCAGACCACCGCCTTCCACGACACTGCGACCGTGCGCCAGCTGCTGGGCCTGCGGCCGTCGCCGGAGTTTGAACGCTGGCTGGAAACGATGGGCATTATGGCAAATGGTCGCCTGACCAAACGGGCGGGCGATCCGTCACTGTTCTTCTGA
- a CDS encoding Dyp-type peroxidase has protein sequence MSQVQSGILPEHCRAAIWIEANVKGDVNALREASKKFIDTLATFQAKFPDAKLGAVVAFGNSVWRQLSGGVGAEELKDFPVYGKGLAPSTQYDLLIHILSARHEVNFSVAQAAMAAFGDAIDVKEEIHGFRWVEERDLSGFVDGTENPAGEETRREVAVIKDGVDAGGSYVFVQRWEHNLKQLNRMSVPDQEMMIGRTKEANEEIDGDARPETSHLSRVDLKEDGKGLKIVRQSLPYGTASGTHGLYFCAYCARLYNIEQQLLSMFGDTDGKRDAMLRFTKPVTGGYYFAPSLERIQAL, from the coding sequence ATGTCTCAGGTTCAGAGCGGCATTTTGCCGGAACATTGCCGCGCGGCGATTTGGATTGAAGCCAATGTTAAAGGGGACGTTAACGCCCTGCGCGAAGCGAGCAAAAAATTTATCGATACCCTTGCCACCTTCCAGGCTAAATTCCCCGACGCCAAACTCGGCGCGGTGGTGGCGTTCGGCAATAGCGTCTGGCGTCAGCTGAGCGGCGGCGTAGGGGCAGAGGAGTTAAAAGATTTTCCGGTCTATGGCAAAGGGCTGGCGCCGTCCACCCAGTATGACCTGCTGATTCATATTTTATCCGCCCGTCATGAAGTTAACTTCTCGGTGGCGCAGGCCGCGATGGCCGCCTTTGGCGACGCTATCGACGTGAAAGAAGAGATCCACGGTTTCCGTTGGGTGGAAGAGCGTGATCTCAGCGGCTTCGTCGACGGCACCGAAAACCCGGCGGGGGAAGAAACCCGCCGCGAAGTGGCAGTCATTAAAGACGGTGTGGACGCGGGCGGCAGCTACGTGTTCGTCCAGCGCTGGGAGCATAATCTCAAACAGCTGAACCGCATGAGCGTACCGGATCAGGAGATGATGATCGGCCGTACCAAAGAAGCCAACGAAGAGATCGATGGTGATGCACGTCCTGAGACCTCGCATCTGTCGCGCGTTGACCTCAAGGAAGACGGTAAAGGGCTGAAAATTGTCCGCCAGAGCCTGCCGTATGGCACCGCCAGCGGCACCCATGGCCTCTATTTCTGCGCTTACTGCGCGCGCCTGTATAACATCGAGCAGCAGCTGCTGAGCATGTTTGGCGATACCGACGGCAAACGCGACGCGATGCTGCGATTCACTAAACCGGTGACCGGCGGCTATTACTTCGCACCATCGCTGGAGCGTATTCAGGCGCTGTAA
- a CDS encoding GNAT family acetyltransferase, translating to MEIRVFRQQDFEEVVTLWERCDLLRPWNDPEMDIERKLNHDVSLFLVAEVNGEVVGTVMGGYDGHRGSAYYLGVHPEYRGRGIANALLNRLEKKLIARGCPKINIMVREDNDVVQGMYERLGYEYADVLTLGKRLIEDEEY from the coding sequence ATGGAGATTCGCGTTTTTCGCCAGCAGGATTTTGAAGAGGTTGTGACGCTGTGGGAGCGCTGCGATCTGCTGCGCCCGTGGAACGATCCGGAGATGGATATTGAGCGTAAGCTGAATCATGACGTTAGCCTGTTTCTGGTGGCGGAAGTGAACGGTGAAGTCGTTGGTACGGTGATGGGCGGTTATGATGGTCATCGCGGCTCCGCATATTATCTGGGCGTCCATCCGGAATATCGTGGCCGGGGCATCGCAAACGCGCTGCTCAATCGTCTGGAGAAAAAGCTGATTGCCCGCGGCTGCCCGAAAATCAACATTATGGTCCGTGAAGACAACGACGTGGTGCAGGGAATGTATGAGCGGCTGGGCTATGAATACGCCGATGTCCTGACCCTGGGCAAGCGCCTGATCGAAGATGAAGAATACTGA
- the eutC gene encoding ethanolamine ammonia-lyase subunit EutC, which produces MDQKQIEDIVRSVMASMGQPQPQAPAASTPACETKSCAADVPAESCALDLGSAEAKAWIGVQNPHRPEVLTELRRSTAARVCTGRAGPRPRTLALLRFLADHSRSKDTVLKEVPEAWVKAQGLLEVHSEISDKNHYLTRPDLGRRLSPEAIDALKAQCVMDPDVQVVVSDGLSTDAITANYEEILPPLLAGLKQAGLKVGTPFFVRYGRVKIEDQIGEILGAKVVILLVGERPGLGQSESLSCYAVYSPRVATTVEADRTCISNIHQGGTPPVEAAAVIVDLAKRMLEQKASGINMSR; this is translated from the coding sequence ATGGATCAAAAACAAATCGAAGACATTGTACGCAGCGTAATGGCGTCAATGGGACAACCACAGCCGCAGGCCCCCGCAGCGTCAACGCCGGCCTGTGAAACGAAATCGTGCGCAGCCGATGTCCCGGCGGAGAGCTGCGCGCTGGATCTGGGCTCAGCAGAAGCGAAAGCCTGGATTGGCGTACAAAACCCGCATCGCCCTGAGGTGCTCACCGAGCTGCGGCGCAGCACCGCGGCACGCGTCTGCACCGGTCGCGCCGGGCCGCGTCCGCGCACCCTGGCGCTGCTGCGCTTCCTGGCGGATCACTCGCGTTCGAAAGACACAGTGCTCAAAGAGGTACCAGAGGCGTGGGTGAAAGCGCAGGGGCTGCTGGAAGTGCATTCGGAAATTAGCGACAAAAATCACTACCTGACGCGCCCCGATCTGGGACGCCGTCTCAGTCCGGAGGCCATCGATGCGTTGAAGGCGCAGTGCGTGATGGATCCGGATGTGCAGGTGGTGGTCTCCGATGGCCTGTCGACGGATGCCATCACCGCCAACTATGAAGAGATCCTGCCGCCGCTGCTTGCCGGCCTGAAGCAGGCGGGGCTGAAGGTCGGCACACCGTTCTTCGTCCGCTATGGCCGCGTCAAGATTGAAGATCAGATCGGCGAGATCCTCGGCGCGAAGGTGGTGATCCTGCTGGTTGGCGAGCGCCCGGGGCTCGGCCAGTCGGAGAGCCTCTCCTGCTACGCGGTCTACTCCCCGCGGGTGGCCACCACCGTTGAGGCCGACCGGACCTGTATTTCCAATATCCACCAGGGCGGCACCCCGCCGGTAGAAGCCGCCGCGGTGATCGTGGATTTAGCCAAACGCATGCTGGAGCAGAAAGCCTCCGGCATCAATATGAGCCGTTAA
- a CDS encoding DUF2919 domain-containing protein: MKNTEFIPADFDAHGRLRLPFLFWCVLLLQARTWVLFLMAGASRQQGDAILNLFYPDHDRFWLGLLPGVPAVLAFLLSGYRQRLPRLWSAMRWLLVLSQLLLLLWQPMLWLSGESPSSLTIGLLAADGYALWWLLTSRRLGACFRQTTF, encoded by the coding sequence ATGAAGAATACTGAGTTTATCCCCGCCGATTTTGATGCCCATGGCCGTCTGCGCCTGCCGTTTCTTTTTTGGTGCGTGCTGTTGTTGCAGGCCCGCACGTGGGTGCTGTTTTTAATGGCCGGAGCCTCACGCCAGCAGGGCGACGCGATTCTTAATCTGTTCTATCCCGATCACGACCGCTTCTGGCTCGGTTTACTGCCCGGCGTGCCGGCGGTACTGGCCTTTCTGCTTAGCGGCTATCGTCAGCGCCTGCCGCGCCTGTGGTCGGCGATGCGCTGGCTGCTGGTGCTCTCGCAGTTGCTGCTGTTGCTGTGGCAGCCGATGCTATGGCTTAGCGGTGAATCCCCCTCTTCATTAACCATCGGGCTGCTGGCGGCGGATGGCTATGCCCTGTGGTGGCTGCTAACCAGCCGTCGCCTGGGAGCCTGTTTTCGCCAGACCACCTTTTAA
- the eutK gene encoding ethanolamine utilization microcompartment protein EutK: MINALGLLEVEGMVAAVDAADAMLKAANVRLLSHEVLDPGRLTLVVEGDLAACRAALDAGAAAARRTGCVISRREIGRPEEDTQRLIGGFQPPPPAPQPPADTASSEALLTLLASVRQGMTAGEVAAHFAWPLDKARQALEQLFSAGTLRKRSSRYRLKNP; the protein is encoded by the coding sequence ATGATCAATGCGCTGGGATTGCTCGAAGTGGAGGGTATGGTCGCTGCTGTAGACGCCGCGGATGCCATGCTCAAGGCGGCCAATGTGCGCCTGCTTAGTCACGAAGTGCTTGACCCCGGCAGGTTAACGCTGGTGGTGGAGGGCGACCTGGCGGCCTGTCGCGCCGCGCTGGATGCCGGGGCCGCCGCTGCCCGGCGTACCGGCTGCGTGATCAGCCGGCGGGAAATTGGCCGGCCGGAAGAAGATACTCAGCGGCTGATAGGCGGCTTTCAGCCACCGCCGCCCGCGCCCCAGCCGCCTGCTGACACGGCATCATCGGAAGCGTTACTGACGCTGCTGGCTTCAGTTCGTCAGGGCATGACGGCCGGCGAGGTGGCCGCGCATTTTGCCTGGCCGCTGGATAAGGCCCGCCAGGCGCTGGAGCAGCTCTTTTCCGCAGGGACGCTACGAAAACGCAGTAGCCGCTATCGTCTCAAAAATCCATAA
- a CDS encoding RpoE-regulated lipoprotein, with the protein MKSLRVMLCALPLALTGCSTMSAVNWSAAYPWNWFGASTEVTEQGVGKLTASTPLNEQAISDALGSDYRLRSGMKTDKGNIVHYFEALKDNSVALTINGDNGTISRIDVRDVEIKTASGVKIGTPFSDLYSKAFGNCQKGSNDNGAVVECQAEGSQHISYAFTGHWSGPDELMPSDDTLKNWKVSKIIWRR; encoded by the coding sequence ATGAAATCGCTACGTGTAATGCTCTGCGCGCTTCCGCTGGCACTGACCGGCTGCTCCACGATGAGCGCGGTCAACTGGTCGGCGGCCTATCCGTGGAACTGGTTTGGCGCTTCCACCGAGGTGACCGAGCAGGGCGTGGGTAAACTGACGGCTTCCACGCCGCTCAATGAACAGGCCATTAGCGATGCGCTGGGCAGCGACTACCGTTTGCGCAGCGGGATGAAGACCGATAAGGGCAATATCGTCCACTACTTTGAAGCGCTGAAAGACAACAGCGTGGCGCTGACCATCAATGGCGACAACGGTACCATCAGCCGGATTGACGTGCGCGATGTCGAAATCAAAACCGCCAGCGGCGTGAAAATCGGCACACCGTTTAGCGACCTGTACAGCAAAGCCTTTGGCAACTGCCAGAAAGGCAGCAATGACAACGGCGCGGTCGTCGAGTGTCAGGCCGAGGGGAGTCAGCATATCAGCTACGCCTTTACCGGCCACTGGAGCGGCCCGGACGAGCTGATGCCCTCCGACGATACCCTGAAAAACTGGAAGGTCAGCAAGATTATCTGGCGTCGCTAA
- a CDS encoding endonuclease domain-containing protein, with translation MFAHQLRRSLTPAERRLWYLLRNRRFACYKFRRQHPVGPYILDFACCAIRLAIELDGGQHDERRAYDVRRTRWLQSQGWRVLRFWNNEFEEYEDAVMERILEALESPIPSPRPSP, from the coding sequence ATTTTTGCTCATCAGCTCAGACGTAGCTTAACGCCAGCAGAACGTCGGCTATGGTACTTACTGCGCAACCGCCGTTTTGCTTGCTATAAATTTCGCCGCCAGCATCCCGTGGGTCCCTATATTCTCGATTTTGCCTGCTGCGCAATACGGCTGGCGATTGAACTGGACGGCGGCCAACACGATGAGAGGCGTGCCTACGATGTTCGCCGCACCCGCTGGCTACAGAGCCAGGGATGGCGGGTTTTACGCTTCTGGAATAATGAGTTTGAAGAGTATGAGGATGCGGTGATGGAGAGAATACTTGAAGCGCTTGAGTCGCCGATACCCTCACCCCGCCCCTCTCCCTGA
- the amiA gene encoding N-acetylmuramoyl-L-alanine amidase AmiA: protein MSTFKPLKILASRRQVLKAGLAAMTLSGVAAQVSAKEQPLKTSNGHSKPAAKKAGGRRIVMLDPGHGGIDTGAIGHNGSKEKHVVLAIAKNVRSILRSNGIDARLTRTGDTFIPLYDRVEIAHQHGADLFMSIHADGFTNPSAAGASVFALSNRGASSAMAKYLSDRENRADEVAGKKATDKDHLLQQVLFDLVQTDTIKNSLTLGSHILKKIKPVHKLHSRNTEQAAFVVLKSPSIPSVLVETSFITNPNEEKLLGTTAFRQKIATAIANGIISYFHWFDNQKAHSKRR from the coding sequence ATGAGCACTTTTAAACCCTTAAAAATACTTGCTTCGCGCCGTCAGGTGCTGAAAGCCGGGCTGGCTGCGATGACGCTGAGTGGCGTCGCCGCGCAGGTCAGCGCAAAAGAACAGCCACTGAAAACATCGAATGGACACAGCAAGCCCGCCGCCAAAAAGGCCGGTGGCCGCCGCATTGTGATGCTGGACCCGGGCCACGGCGGTATCGACACCGGGGCTATCGGCCATAACGGGTCGAAAGAGAAGCATGTGGTGCTGGCGATCGCTAAAAACGTGCGCAGCATTCTGCGCAGCAACGGCATCGACGCTCGCCTGACCCGCACCGGCGATACTTTTATTCCGCTTTATGACCGGGTGGAGATCGCCCATCAGCACGGCGCCGATCTGTTTATGTCGATCCACGCCGATGGCTTCACTAACCCGAGCGCTGCCGGCGCCTCGGTGTTCGCCCTGTCAAACCGCGGCGCCAGTAGCGCCATGGCAAAATACCTCTCCGATCGCGAAAACCGCGCCGATGAAGTTGCCGGTAAGAAAGCGACGGATAAAGATCATCTGCTGCAGCAGGTGCTGTTCGATCTGGTGCAGACTGACACCATTAAAAACAGCCTGACGCTGGGCTCGCATATCCTGAAAAAGATTAAGCCGGTGCATAAGCTGCACAGCCGCAATACTGAACAGGCGGCGTTCGTGGTACTGAAGTCGCCTTCCATTCCATCCGTGCTGGTGGAAACCTCGTTTATTACCAACCCGAACGAGGAGAAACTGCTCGGTACCACCGCCTTCCGGCAGAAAATCGCCACCGCCATTGCCAACGGCATTATCAGCTATTTCCACTGGTTCGATAACCAGAAAGCCCATTCGAAGAGACGTTAA
- a CDS encoding recombinase family protein: MAVIGYIRVSTIDQNSDLQRNALISANCDRIFEDRMSGKVASRPGLKRALKCVNSGDTLVVWKLDRLGRSVKNLIALISELHERGAHFRSLTDSIDTSTSMGRFFFHVMSALAEMERELIVERTVAGLAAARAQGRVGGRPNALKLHEREQIGRLLAKGHTRQQLAIIYGVGLSTLYRYFPVDGQRKDNAVGM, translated from the coding sequence ATGGCCGTCATTGGTTATATCCGCGTATCAACAATCGACCAGAACAGCGATTTACAGCGTAATGCACTCATAAGTGCAAACTGTGACCGCATTTTTGAAGACCGTATGAGTGGAAAAGTTGCCAGCCGTCCCGGTCTGAAACGCGCTTTAAAGTGCGTTAATAGCGGAGACACCCTGGTCGTGTGGAAACTGGACAGGCTGGGGCGCAGCGTTAAGAACCTGATCGCACTGATATCAGAGTTACATGAACGCGGTGCCCACTTCCGCTCTTTAACAGACAGTATTGATACCAGCACTTCCATGGGGCGCTTCTTTTTCCACGTGATGTCGGCACTGGCGGAGATGGAACGCGAGCTAATCGTCGAACGAACAGTGGCCGGGCTGGCAGCAGCCAGAGCACAAGGACGCGTAGGTGGAAGGCCCAACGCATTAAAACTGCATGAACGAGAGCAGATTGGGCGGCTATTGGCGAAGGGGCACACCCGCCAGCAGTTGGCCATTATCTATGGTGTAGGGTTATCGACGCTTTACCGATACTTTCCGGTGGATGGTCAGAGGAAGGATAACGCAGTAGGAATGTAA
- the eutL gene encoding ethanolamine utilization microcompartment protein EutL, translating to MPALDLIRPSVTAMRVIASVNDGFARELKLPPHIRSLGLITADSDDVTYIAADEATKQAMVEVVYGRSLYAGAAHGPSPTAGEVLIMLGGPNPAEVRAGLDAMVAHIESGAAFQWANDAQDTAFLAHVVSRTGSYLSSTAGIALGDPIAYLVAPPLEATFGIDAAMKSADVQLVTYVPPPSETNYSAAFLTGSQAACKAACNAFTDAVLDIARHPVQRA from the coding sequence ATGCCAGCATTAGATTTGATTCGACCCTCAGTCACCGCCATGCGCGTGATTGCCTCGGTGAACGACGGTTTTGCGCGCGAACTGAAATTACCGCCGCATATACGGAGTCTCGGGCTCATCACGGCAGATTCGGATGACGTGACGTATATTGCCGCCGACGAAGCGACCAAACAGGCGATGGTGGAAGTGGTCTATGGCCGCTCTCTGTACGCCGGCGCGGCCCACGGCCCGTCGCCTACTGCCGGCGAAGTGCTGATTATGCTGGGTGGCCCAAACCCGGCGGAAGTTCGCGCCGGGCTGGATGCGATGGTGGCGCATATTGAAAGCGGGGCGGCGTTCCAGTGGGCCAACGACGCGCAAGATACTGCCTTTCTGGCGCATGTGGTGTCGCGTACCGGCTCTTACCTTTCATCGACCGCTGGCATCGCGCTGGGGGATCCGATCGCCTATCTGGTGGCGCCGCCGCTGGAAGCGACGTTCGGCATCGATGCGGCGATGAAGTCGGCCGACGTCCAGCTGGTGACCTACGTGCCGCCGCCGTCGGAAACCAACTATTCGGCCGCCTTTTTGACGGGAAGTCAGGCCGCTTGTAAAGCCGCCTGTAATGCCTTTACCGACGCCGTACTCGATATTGCCCGTCATCCTGTACAGCGTGCGTAA
- the hemF gene encoding oxygen-dependent coproporphyrinogen oxidase: protein MKPDAAQVKTFLLQLQDSLCQQLSAVDGAPFIEDAWQREGGGGGRSRVLRDGAVFEQAGVNFSHVHGDAMPASATAHRPELAGRSFEAMGVSLVVHPLNPYVPTSHANVRFFIAEKPGADPVWWFGGGFDLTPYYGFEEDAVHWHRTARDLCLPFGEDVYPRYKKWCDDYFYLKHRQEQRGIGGLFFDDLNTPDFDHCFAFMQAVGNGYADAYLPIIERRKATPYGERERHFQLYRRGRYVEFNLVWDRGTLFGLQTGGRTESILMSMPPLVRWEYDYQPEEGSPEAALNEFIQVRDWL, encoded by the coding sequence ATGAAACCCGATGCCGCGCAGGTTAAAACTTTTTTGCTCCAGCTTCAGGACAGCCTCTGTCAGCAGCTGAGCGCTGTCGATGGCGCCCCGTTTATTGAAGACGCCTGGCAGCGGGAAGGCGGCGGCGGCGGGCGCAGCCGGGTGTTGCGCGATGGCGCTGTGTTCGAACAGGCCGGGGTCAACTTCTCCCACGTCCACGGCGATGCGATGCCCGCTTCAGCGACCGCGCACCGCCCGGAGCTGGCCGGACGCAGCTTTGAAGCCATGGGCGTCTCGCTGGTGGTTCATCCGCTGAACCCCTACGTGCCCACCAGCCATGCCAACGTGCGGTTCTTTATTGCCGAAAAGCCCGGCGCCGACCCGGTATGGTGGTTCGGCGGCGGTTTTGATTTAACCCCCTACTACGGTTTTGAAGAGGATGCCGTCCACTGGCATCGTACCGCCCGCGATCTGTGTCTGCCGTTCGGCGAAGATGTCTATCCGCGCTATAAAAAATGGTGCGATGATTACTTCTATCTGAAGCACCGCCAGGAACAGCGCGGTATCGGCGGTCTGTTCTTTGACGACCTGAACACCCCGGATTTTGACCACTGCTTCGCCTTTATGCAGGCGGTAGGGAACGGCTATGCTGACGCCTATTTACCCATCATCGAACGCCGAAAAGCCACGCCGTACGGCGAACGCGAGCGCCACTTTCAGCTCTATCGCCGCGGCCGCTACGTCGAGTTCAATCTGGTCTGGGACCGCGGCACCCTGTTCGGCCTGCAAACCGGGGGACGGACAGAATCCATTCTGATGTCGATGCCGCCGCTGGTACGCTGGGAATATGATTACCAGCCGGAAGAAGGCAGCCCGGAGGCGGCGCTGAACGAGTTTATTCAGGTGCGCGACTGGCTATAA
- the eutR gene encoding HTH-type transcriptional regulator EutR produces the protein MKKRRSANLHHLCCEALPDDTRLTPQVEIDNIHQRHTTDVYEHALTITAWQQIYDQLHPGQFRGEFTEILLDEIQVFREYTGLALRQSCLVWPNSFWFGIPATRGEQGFIGSQCLGRAEIATRPGGTEFELSTPDDYTILGVVISEEVISRHASFLHHPERVLHMLRNQSALAVREPHKAALWGFVQQALTTFSEHPDTLHQPAVRKVLRDNLLLAMGTMLEEAQPMVSVESVSHQSYRRLLARAREYVLENSAEPLTVLDLCQQLHVSRRTLQNAFHAILGIGPNAWLKRIRLNAVRRELISPWSERETVKEAAMQWGFWHLGQFATDYQQLFAEKPSMTLHHRLRQWV, from the coding sequence ATGAAAAAGCGTCGTTCTGCAAATTTGCACCATCTCTGTTGCGAGGCGTTACCTGATGACACCAGGCTGACGCCCCAGGTTGAAATTGACAATATTCATCAACGACACACGACGGATGTGTATGAGCACGCCCTGACCATTACCGCCTGGCAACAGATCTACGATCAGCTACATCCAGGTCAGTTTCGCGGCGAATTTACCGAAATCCTGCTCGATGAGATCCAGGTCTTTCGCGAATATACCGGGCTGGCGCTGCGTCAGTCCTGCCTGGTCTGGCCGAACTCCTTCTGGTTTGGCATTCCGGCGACCCGGGGAGAGCAGGGGTTTATCGGCTCGCAGTGCCTGGGCCGGGCAGAAATCGCCACCCGTCCCGGTGGGACGGAGTTCGAGCTGAGCACGCCTGATGATTACACCATCCTCGGGGTGGTGATTTCAGAGGAGGTGATTTCGCGTCATGCCAGTTTCCTGCACCATCCGGAGCGGGTGTTGCATATGCTACGCAACCAGTCAGCGCTGGCGGTACGCGAGCCGCATAAGGCCGCACTGTGGGGATTTGTCCAGCAGGCGCTGACCACTTTTAGCGAGCATCCTGATACCCTTCATCAGCCGGCTGTGCGTAAGGTCCTGCGGGATAATCTGTTGCTGGCGATGGGCACGATGCTCGAAGAGGCGCAGCCGATGGTGAGCGTGGAGAGCGTCAGCCACCAGAGCTACCGTCGCCTGCTGGCGCGGGCGCGTGAATATGTGCTGGAAAACAGCGCAGAGCCGTTAACCGTGCTCGACCTGTGTCAGCAGCTGCACGTCAGCCGACGTACTCTGCAAAACGCCTTCCATGCGATTCTGGGGATTGGTCCCAACGCCTGGCTTAAACGGATCCGCCTGAACGCCGTGCGCCGGGAGCTGATAAGCCCCTGGTCAGAGCGGGAGACGGTCAAGGAAGCGGCCATGCAGTGGGGGTTCTGGCATCTGGGGCAGTTCGCCACCGACTATCAGCAGCTGTTTGCCGAAAAACCGTCGATGACACTGCACCATCGCCTGCGCCAGTGGGTGTGA